The following proteins are encoded in a genomic region of Shinella zoogloeoides:
- a CDS encoding inositol monophosphatase: protein MTIDINALALVLAQAAEAEIRPRFRALGKGDIRTKADANDLVTEADEAAERFIKREVTAQFPDVLFVGEESVAADPALLGRLADAELAIVVDPIDGTFNFAAGVPLFGVMAAIVSGGETVGGIIYDPMGDDFVMAEKGGGAWQTGDHRPAVRLKTRGAAPLEAMTGMASTSFLDRARRARVLSNLAKVAFVSNYRCAAHEYRTFAGGNLHYLMYNKLMPWDHLAGTLIAQEAGAYAARFNGSAYRPHHVEGGLLLAPDRESWEMLRREVFVD, encoded by the coding sequence ATGACGATTGACATCAATGCGCTGGCTCTCGTGCTCGCACAGGCGGCCGAGGCCGAAATCCGCCCGCGCTTCCGCGCCCTCGGCAAGGGCGACATCCGCACCAAGGCGGACGCCAACGACCTCGTGACGGAAGCCGACGAGGCGGCCGAGCGCTTCATCAAGCGCGAGGTGACGGCGCAGTTTCCGGACGTGCTGTTCGTCGGCGAGGAATCGGTCGCGGCCGATCCTGCGCTGCTGGGCAGGCTTGCGGATGCAGAGCTTGCCATCGTCGTCGATCCGATCGACGGTACCTTCAATTTCGCCGCCGGCGTGCCGCTCTTCGGCGTCATGGCGGCCATCGTTTCCGGCGGCGAGACGGTCGGCGGCATCATCTACGATCCGATGGGCGACGATTTCGTGATGGCGGAAAAGGGCGGCGGCGCCTGGCAGACGGGCGATCATCGCCCGGCGGTCCGGCTGAAGACACGCGGCGCCGCGCCGCTCGAGGCGATGACCGGCATGGCATCCACCAGCTTCCTCGACCGCGCGCGCCGCGCCCGCGTCCTGTCGAACCTCGCCAAGGTCGCCTTCGTCTCCAACTACCGCTGCGCTGCGCACGAATACCGCACCTTCGCGGGCGGCAACCTGCATTACCTCATGTACAACAAGCTGATGCCCTGGGATCACCTCGCCGGCACGCTGATCGCGCAGGAGGCCGGCGCCTATGCCGCCCGTTTCAACGGCTCGGCCTACAGGCCCCATCACGTCGAGGGCGGCCTGCTGCTGGCGCCGGACAGGGAAAGCTGGGAGATGCTCCGCCGCGAGGTCTTCGTCGACTGA
- a CDS encoding multidrug effflux MFS transporter: MGKVEFIALMALLMALNALAIDIMLPGLQEIGASLGVENENHRQYVISAYLIGFACAQLFYGPISDRFGRRKPMLFGLAIYAVSSLFAILVPSFAALLALRFIQGVGSAATRVITVSIVRDVFGGRAMAEVMSLIMMVFMVVPVMAPGTGQVVMLFGEWHLIFIFMAVMTVVVGTWMYIRLPETLHPEDVRPFTARSILGGFRIVLTDRVALCYTLASTFIFGGLFGFINSAQQIYVGIYGLGVWFPLAFAGVAAFMALSSFVNSRLVGRFGMRRLSHGALLGFLTVNTIWLVLTLLWPTHLPFAIFIVIFALTMFQFGWIGSNFNSLAMEPLGHVAGTASSVLGFMGTAGGTVIGAIIGQSFNGTSLPLVIGFFTLSVIGLIFVLIAEHGKLFQPHNKPV, encoded by the coding sequence ATGGGCAAAGTAGAATTCATCGCACTGATGGCCCTCCTGATGGCGCTCAACGCGCTTGCCATCGACATCATGCTGCCCGGTCTCCAGGAGATCGGCGCCAGCCTCGGCGTCGAGAACGAGAACCACCGGCAATATGTCATCTCGGCCTACCTGATCGGCTTTGCCTGCGCGCAGCTCTTCTACGGCCCGATCTCCGACCGTTTCGGCCGGCGCAAGCCGATGCTCTTCGGGCTTGCCATCTATGCCGTGTCGTCGCTCTTCGCGATCCTCGTGCCGAGCTTCGCCGCGCTGCTGGCGCTACGCTTCATCCAGGGCGTCGGCTCGGCCGCCACGCGCGTCATCACCGTCTCCATCGTCCGCGACGTCTTCGGCGGGCGCGCGATGGCGGAGGTCATGTCGCTCATCATGATGGTCTTCATGGTCGTTCCGGTCATGGCGCCGGGCACGGGCCAGGTCGTCATGCTGTTCGGCGAATGGCACCTGATCTTCATCTTCATGGCGGTCATGACCGTGGTCGTCGGCACGTGGATGTATATCCGCCTGCCGGAGACGCTGCATCCCGAGGACGTGCGCCCCTTCACGGCGCGCTCGATACTCGGCGGCTTTCGCATCGTTCTCACCGACCGCGTGGCGCTCTGCTACACGCTGGCGAGCACCTTCATCTTCGGCGGGCTCTTCGGCTTCATCAACTCGGCGCAGCAGATCTATGTCGGCATCTACGGGCTCGGCGTGTGGTTCCCGCTCGCCTTCGCCGGCGTCGCCGCCTTCATGGCGCTGTCGTCCTTCGTCAATTCGCGGCTCGTCGGGCGATTCGGCATGCGGCGCCTGTCGCATGGCGCCCTGCTCGGCTTCCTGACCGTGAACACGATCTGGCTCGTCCTGACGCTGCTCTGGCCGACGCATCTGCCATTCGCGATCTTCATCGTAATCTTCGCGCTGACGATGTTCCAGTTCGGCTGGATCGGCTCGAACTTCAACTCGCTCGCCATGGAGCCGCTCGGCCACGTCGCCGGCACGGCCTCCTCGGTACTCGGCTTCATGGGCACGGCCGGCGGCACGGTGATCGGCGCGATCATCGGCCAGTCCTTCAACGGCACCTCGCTGCCGCTGGTCATCGGCTTCTTCACCCTCTCGGTGATCGGCCTCATCTTCGTGCTGATCGCCGAGCACGGGAAGCTGTTCCAGCCGCATAACAAACCGGTTTGA
- the grxD gene encoding Grx4 family monothiol glutaredoxin, which translates to MSGIHDFIDNEVKTNDVVLFMKGTPEFPQCGFSGQVVQILDYVGVDYKGINVLADADIRQGIKDYSNWPTIPQLYVKGEFVGGCDIVREMFQSGELQTHLQGQGIAVKGAA; encoded by the coding sequence ATGAGCGGCATCCACGATTTCATCGACAATGAAGTGAAGACCAACGACGTCGTCCTGTTCATGAAGGGCACGCCGGAATTCCCCCAGTGTGGGTTCTCCGGCCAGGTCGTGCAGATCCTCGACTATGTGGGTGTCGACTACAAGGGCATCAACGTGCTCGCCGACGCCGACATCCGTCAGGGCATCAAGGACTATTCCAACTGGCCGACCATCCCGCAGCTTTACGTGAAGGGTGAGTTCGTCGGCGGTTGCGACATCGTGCGCGAGATGTTCCAGTCGGGCGAGTTGCAGACCCATCTTCAGGGCCAGGGCATCGCCGTCAAGGGCGCCGCCTGA
- a CDS encoding BolA/IbaG family iron-sulfur metabolism protein, whose translation MAMSAGDIETLIKQGIPDAKVTIRDLAGDGDHYAAEVVAESFRGKSRVQQHQMVYEALKGNMGGVLHALALQTSAPD comes from the coding sequence GTGGCAATGAGCGCCGGCGACATCGAAACCCTCATCAAGCAAGGCATTCCGGACGCCAAGGTGACGATCCGCGACCTTGCCGGCGACGGCGACCACTATGCGGCCGAGGTGGTAGCGGAAAGCTTCCGCGGCAAGAGCCGCGTGCAGCAGCACCAGATGGTCTACGAAGCGCTGAAGGGCAATATGGGCGGTGTGCTGCATGCCCTCGCCCTCCAGACCTCCGCGCCGGACTGA
- the purL gene encoding phosphoribosylformylglycinamidine synthase subunit PurL gives MTISNTRPITPELIAAHGLKPDEYDRILSLIGREPTFTELGIFSAMWNEHCSYKSSKRWLRTLPTKGPRVIQGPGENAGVVDIDDGDCVVFKMESHNHPSYIEPYQGAATGVGGILRDVFTMGARPVAAMNALRFGEPDHPKTRHLVSGVVAGVGGYGNSFGVPTVGGEVEFDARYNGNILVNAFAAGLAKSNAIFLSEAKGVGLPVVYLGAKTGRDGVGGATMASAEFDESIEEKRPTVQVGDPFTEKCLLEACLELMQTGAVIAIQDMGAAGLTCSAVEMGAKGDLGIELNLDLVPVREEQMTAYEMMLSESQERMLMVLEPAKEEEAKAIFVKWGLDFAIVGYTTDDLRFRILHQGEEVANLPIKQLGDEAPEYDRPWREPGKPAPLPANLVAEPNDYGQALLKLVGSPNQSSRRWVYEQYDTLIQGNSLQIPGGDAGVVRVEGHATKALAFSSDVTPRYVEADPFEGGKQAVAECWRNITATGAEPLASTDNLNFGNPEKPEIMGQFVKAIEGIGEACRALDFPIVSGNVSLYNETNGIAILPTPTIAGVGLLPDWSVMAKIGGAKDGDHLLLIGVDGSHLGQSVYLRDVLGIVDGPAPEVDLYAERRNGDFVRSAIRNGQVTACHDISSGGLAVALAEMAMSSGKGARIDLSEANGPTHALLFGEDQARYVVAVPADLANFVCANAEGAGVPFRRLGTVGGDALSVGDLLSLPVASLKTAHEGWFPAFMDGEAA, from the coding sequence ATGACCATTTCGAACACCCGCCCGATCACCCCGGAGCTGATTGCCGCCCACGGGCTGAAGCCGGATGAATACGACCGCATCCTCTCGCTGATCGGCCGCGAGCCGACCTTCACCGAACTCGGCATCTTCTCGGCCATGTGGAACGAGCACTGCTCGTACAAGTCCTCCAAGCGCTGGCTGCGCACGCTGCCGACCAAGGGGCCGCGCGTCATCCAGGGCCCGGGTGAGAATGCCGGCGTGGTCGATATCGATGACGGCGACTGCGTGGTCTTCAAGATGGAGAGCCACAACCACCCGTCCTATATCGAGCCCTACCAGGGCGCGGCGACGGGCGTCGGCGGCATCCTGCGCGACGTCTTCACCATGGGCGCACGCCCGGTCGCGGCGATGAATGCGCTGCGCTTCGGCGAGCCGGACCATCCGAAGACCCGCCACCTCGTCTCGGGTGTCGTCGCCGGCGTCGGCGGCTACGGCAACTCCTTCGGCGTGCCGACCGTCGGCGGCGAAGTCGAGTTCGACGCGCGCTACAACGGCAACATCCTCGTCAACGCCTTTGCCGCCGGCCTTGCCAAGTCCAACGCGATCTTCCTGTCCGAAGCCAAGGGCGTCGGCCTGCCGGTCGTCTATCTCGGCGCCAAGACCGGTCGCGACGGCGTCGGCGGCGCGACCATGGCCTCGGCCGAATTCGACGAATCCATCGAGGAGAAGCGCCCGACCGTTCAGGTCGGCGACCCCTTCACCGAGAAGTGCCTGCTGGAAGCCTGCCTCGAACTGATGCAGACCGGCGCCGTCATCGCCATCCAGGACATGGGCGCGGCCGGCCTCACCTGCTCGGCCGTCGAGATGGGCGCCAAGGGTGACCTCGGTATCGAGCTCAACCTCGACCTCGTGCCGGTGCGCGAGGAGCAGATGACCGCCTATGAAATGATGCTGTCGGAAAGCCAGGAGCGCATGCTCATGGTGCTCGAACCCGCCAAGGAAGAGGAAGCCAAGGCTATCTTCGTCAAGTGGGGCCTCGACTTCGCCATTGTCGGCTATACGACGGACGACCTGCGCTTCCGCATCCTGCACCAGGGCGAGGAAGTCGCCAACCTGCCGATCAAGCAGCTCGGCGACGAAGCGCCGGAATACGACCGCCCCTGGCGCGAGCCGGGCAAGCCCGCCCCGCTGCCGGCCAATCTGGTCGCCGAGCCGAACGACTACGGACAGGCCCTCCTCAAGCTCGTCGGTTCGCCGAACCAGTCGAGCCGCCGTTGGGTCTATGAGCAGTACGATACCCTGATCCAGGGCAATTCGCTGCAGATCCCGGGCGGCGACGCCGGCGTCGTGCGCGTCGAGGGCCATGCCACCAAGGCGCTCGCCTTCTCCTCCGACGTGACCCCGCGCTATGTCGAGGCCGATCCGTTCGAGGGCGGCAAGCAGGCTGTCGCCGAGTGCTGGCGCAACATCACCGCGACCGGCGCCGAGCCGCTCGCCTCTACCGACAACCTGAACTTCGGCAACCCGGAAAAGCCCGAGATCATGGGCCAGTTCGTCAAGGCCATCGAGGGCATCGGCGAAGCCTGCCGCGCGCTCGACTTCCCCATCGTCTCCGGCAACGTCTCGCTCTACAACGAGACGAACGGCATCGCGATCCTGCCGACCCCGACCATCGCCGGCGTCGGCCTGCTGCCCGACTGGTCCGTCATGGCCAAGATCGGCGGCGCGAAGGATGGCGACCACCTCCTCCTCATCGGCGTCGACGGCAGCCATCTCGGCCAGTCCGTCTATCTCCGCGACGTGCTCGGCATCGTCGACGGCCCGGCTCCGGAAGTCGACCTCTATGCGGAACGCCGAAACGGCGACTTCGTGCGCTCGGCCATCCGCAATGGCCAGGTCACGGCCTGCCACGATATCTCCTCGGGCGGCCTTGCCGTCGCGCTGGCGGAAATGGCGATGTCCTCCGGCAAGGGCGCCAGGATCGACCTTTCAGAGGCGAACGGCCCGACCCATGCGCTGCTCTTCGGCGAAGACCAGGCCCGCTATGTCGTCGCCGTACCGGCCGATCTCGCCAACTTCGTCTGTGCCAATGCGGAAGGTGCGGGCGTGCCGTTCCGCCGCCTCGGCACGGTGGGCGGCGATGCGCTTTCCGTCGGCGACCTCCTGTCGCTGCCGGTCGCCAGCCTGAAAACGGCCCACGAAGGCTGGTTCCCAGCATTCATGGACGGCGAAGCCGCCTGA
- a CDS encoding PLP-dependent aminotransferase family protein, whose amino-acid sequence MTNWLPDLQASDGPLYVRIADQIEQAINTGALAAGSKLPPQRNLAYDVGVTIGTISRAYSMVRERGLVSGEVGRGTYVLGTGAEDEPTPVDTVSARLSGTRAANAPPGKLRFDTTAATDVGQSAVITDILSAICREQPNEIASYTRNFPQHWLEAGRRWLKQGDWQPSLDSIVPTLGAHAAVIAAVSVITSPGDRIAFEHVTYSQISRGTALLGRQTALVESDAEGVIPEDFERVCLQQHPKLAFLMSSAQNPTLATMPEERRRAIAAIARRHNVFLVEDNLYGATADTGIPLLAEIAPDRTFLVGGLSKSVAAGVRGGWIACPPHLAQRVRIAHKMVSGGLPYLLAELGARLVLSGMADTIRGRVAEEVGAREAHARDIFAGLDFNSHPRVPFLWLKLPDPWLAGTFRQAAFDEDILIDDEDEFKAGRTEKTFYRVRIGLSSPENREDVVTGLTRLRRLLAHGPTGYDSPA is encoded by the coding sequence ATGACAAATTGGCTACCCGATCTCCAGGCCTCCGACGGGCCGCTCTATGTCCGCATCGCCGACCAGATTGAGCAGGCGATCAATACCGGGGCGCTCGCCGCCGGCAGCAAGCTGCCGCCACAGCGCAACCTCGCCTATGATGTCGGCGTGACGATCGGCACGATCAGCCGCGCCTACAGCATGGTGCGCGAGCGCGGCCTCGTCAGCGGCGAGGTCGGGCGCGGAACCTATGTGCTCGGCACGGGCGCGGAGGACGAGCCGACGCCGGTCGATACGGTCAGCGCAAGGCTTTCCGGCACGCGCGCCGCCAATGCCCCGCCGGGCAAGCTGCGCTTCGACACGACGGCGGCGACGGATGTCGGCCAGTCGGCCGTCATCACGGATATCCTTTCCGCCATCTGCCGCGAGCAGCCGAACGAGATCGCCAGCTACACCCGCAACTTCCCGCAGCATTGGCTGGAGGCCGGGCGGCGCTGGCTGAAACAGGGCGACTGGCAGCCGAGCCTCGACAGCATCGTGCCGACGCTGGGCGCGCATGCGGCGGTCATCGCCGCGGTTTCGGTCATCACCTCGCCCGGCGACCGCATCGCCTTCGAGCATGTCACCTATTCGCAGATCAGCCGTGGCACCGCCCTCCTCGGCCGCCAGACCGCGCTCGTCGAGTCGGATGCCGAGGGGGTCATTCCCGAAGATTTCGAGCGCGTCTGCCTGCAGCAGCATCCCAAGCTCGCTTTCCTGATGTCTTCGGCGCAGAACCCGACCCTCGCCACCATGCCGGAGGAGCGCCGCCGCGCCATTGCCGCCATTGCCAGGCGGCACAATGTCTTCCTCGTGGAGGACAATCTCTACGGCGCGACGGCGGACACCGGCATTCCGCTGCTGGCGGAAATCGCGCCGGACCGCACCTTCCTCGTCGGCGGCCTGTCGAAGAGCGTCGCGGCCGGGGTGCGCGGCGGCTGGATCGCCTGCCCGCCGCATCTTGCCCAGCGCGTGCGCATCGCCCACAAGATGGTCAGCGGCGGCCTGCCCTATCTGCTTGCCGAACTCGGTGCGCGGCTGGTGCTGAGCGGCATGGCTGACACCATCCGCGGCAGGGTGGCCGAGGAAGTCGGCGCCCGCGAGGCCCATGCGCGGGACATCTTCGCCGGGCTCGATTTCAACTCGCACCCGCGCGTGCCATTCCTCTGGCTGAAGCTGCCCGATCCCTGGCTCGCCGGCACCTTCCGGCAGGCGGCCTTCGACGAGGATATCCTCATCGACGACGAGGACGAGTTCAAGGCCGGCCGCACCGAAAAGACCTTCTACCGGGTGCGCATCGGCCTTTCCTCGCCGGAGAACCGCGAGGACGTCGTCACCGGCCTGACGCGGCTGCGCCGCCTGCTCGCCCATGGTCCGACAGGCTACGACAGCCCGGCCTGA
- a CDS encoding DUF1127 domain-containing protein: protein MAIETFYAGTELKSRGAFRVTLRRAWRVYRAWRIRRHTRYALLELTDEQLHDVGLTRSEARREAGKSYFWD from the coding sequence ATGGCAATTGAGACATTTTACGCCGGCACGGAGCTAAAGTCGCGCGGCGCGTTCCGCGTGACCCTTCGTCGCGCATGGCGCGTCTATCGGGCATGGCGTATCAGGCGGCACACGCGTTATGCGCTGCTGGAACTGACGGACGAGCAGCTTCACGATGTCGGGCTCACCCGCAGCGAAGCCCGGCGCGAGGCCGGAAAGTCCTATTTTTGGGATTGA
- the purQ gene encoding phosphoribosylformylglycinamidine synthase subunit PurQ — protein sequence MKSAVVQLPGLNRDRDMIAALTKISGKAPVTVWQTETDLPDVDLIVIPGGFSYGDYLRCGAIAARMPIMQAIKAKAEAGVKVLGVCNGFQILLEAGLLPGALMRNASLKFVCREVKLEVANADTDFTRAYEKGQIIRCPVAHHDGNYFADAETLAKVEGNGQVVFRYAEGTNPNGSINDIAGVMNEKGNVLGLMPHPENLIEAAHGGSDGRGLFASVLDVIAA from the coding sequence ATGAAATCCGCCGTCGTCCAACTTCCCGGCCTCAACCGCGACCGCGACATGATCGCGGCGCTGACCAAGATTTCCGGCAAGGCGCCGGTGACCGTCTGGCAGACCGAAACGGACCTGCCGGATGTCGACCTCATCGTCATTCCGGGTGGCTTCTCCTACGGCGACTATCTTCGCTGCGGCGCCATCGCCGCCCGCATGCCGATCATGCAGGCCATCAAGGCGAAGGCCGAGGCCGGCGTGAAGGTGCTGGGCGTATGCAACGGCTTCCAGATCCTGCTCGAAGCGGGCCTCCTGCCGGGCGCGCTGATGCGCAACGCCTCGCTGAAATTCGTCTGCCGCGAAGTGAAGCTGGAAGTCGCCAACGCTGACACCGACTTCACCCGCGCCTATGAAAAGGGCCAGATCATCCGCTGCCCGGTCGCCCATCACGATGGCAACTATTTCGCCGACGCCGAGACGCTCGCCAAGGTCGAAGGTAACGGCCAGGTCGTCTTCCGCTATGCCGAAGGCACCAACCCGAACGGTTCGATCAACGACATTGCCGGTGTGATGAACGAAAAGGGCAACGTGCTCGGCCTGATGCCGCATCCGGAAAACCTCATCGAGGCCGCCCATGGCGGTTCCGACGGCCGTGGGCTCTTCGCATCGGTTCTCGACGTCATCGCGGCCTGA
- the purS gene encoding phosphoribosylformylglycinamidine synthase subunit PurS: protein MIKARVTVTLKNGVLDPQGKAIEGALGSLGFDGVGQVRQGKVFDLELQTADRAKAEADLKAMCDKLLANTVIENYTIALA from the coding sequence ATGATCAAGGCACGCGTAACGGTTACGCTCAAGAACGGTGTTCTCGACCCGCAGGGCAAGGCCATCGAAGGCGCCCTCGGCAGCCTCGGCTTCGACGGCGTCGGCCAGGTCCGCCAGGGCAAGGTCTTCGACCTGGAGCTCCAGACCGCAGACCGCGCCAAGGCCGAAGCCGACCTTAAGGCCATGTGCGACAAGCTTCTGGCCAACACGGTAATCGAGAACTATACTATCGCCCTCGCCTGA
- the purC gene encoding phosphoribosylaminoimidazolesuccinocarboxamide synthase: MNRRRRIYEGKAKILYEGPEPGTLIQFFKDDATAFNKKKHDVIDGKGVLNNRISEYLFTQLNKMGIPTHFIRRLNMREQLIKEVEIIPLEVVVRNVAAGSLSKRLGIEEGTVLPRSIIEFYFKADALEDPMVSEEHITAFGWASPQELDDIMALAIRVNDFLSGLFLGVGIQLVDFKIECGRLYEGDMMRIIIADEISPDSCRLWDIATQEKMDKDRFRRDMGGLVEAYQEVARRLGIINENEPVRGTGPVLVK, from the coding sequence ATGAACCGTCGCCGCCGTATCTACGAGGGCAAGGCCAAGATTCTCTATGAGGGTCCGGAGCCGGGCACGCTGATCCAGTTCTTCAAGGACGATGCGACCGCCTTCAACAAGAAGAAGCACGATGTCATCGACGGCAAGGGCGTGCTCAACAACCGGATTTCCGAGTACCTCTTCACGCAGCTGAACAAGATGGGCATTCCCACCCATTTCATTCGCCGCCTCAACATGCGCGAGCAGTTGATCAAGGAAGTCGAGATCATCCCGCTCGAGGTCGTCGTGCGCAACGTCGCCGCCGGCTCGCTCTCCAAGCGCCTCGGCATCGAGGAAGGCACCGTCCTGCCGCGCTCGATCATCGAATTCTACTTCAAGGCCGATGCCCTGGAGGACCCGATGGTCTCCGAGGAGCACATCACGGCCTTCGGCTGGGCAAGCCCCCAGGAACTCGACGACATCATGGCGCTCGCCATTCGCGTCAACGACTTCCTCTCCGGCCTCTTCCTCGGCGTCGGCATCCAGCTCGTCGATTTCAAGATCGAATGCGGCCGCCTCTACGAGGGCGACATGATGCGCATCATCATCGCCGACGAGATTTCGCCCGACAGCTGCCGTCTCTGGGACATCGCCACCCAGGAGAAGATGGACAAGGACCGTTTCCGCCGCGACATGGGCGGCCTCGTGGAAGCCTACCAGGAAGTGGCCCGCCGCCTCGGCATCATCAACGAGAACGAGCCCGTGCGCGGCACCGGCCCGGTTCTGGTGAAGTAA
- a CDS encoding DUF1476 domain-containing protein has protein sequence MSGIQDREKAFEAKFALDEELRFKAEARRNKLVGLWAAGLLGKTGEAAEAYAKEVVAADFEEVGHEDVVRKVKADFDAAGVARTEDEIRVQMIELLAVAISQLEAN, from the coding sequence ATGAGCGGCATACAAGATCGGGAAAAGGCCTTTGAGGCCAAGTTTGCACTGGACGAGGAACTTCGCTTCAAGGCCGAAGCGCGCCGCAACAAGCTCGTCGGCCTGTGGGCTGCCGGCCTGCTCGGCAAGACCGGCGAAGCGGCGGAAGCCTATGCCAAAGAAGTCGTGGCCGCGGACTTCGAGGAAGTCGGCCACGAGGATGTCGTGCGCAAGGTCAAGGCCGATTTCGACGCGGCCGGCGTTGCCCGCACCGAAGATGAAATCCGCGTGCAGATGATCGAGCTTCTGGCGGTCGCCATTTCGCAGCTCGAAGCGAACTGA